A window from Pseudomonas moraviensis encodes these proteins:
- the metH gene encoding methionine synthase, which yields MSDRSVRLQALKQALKERILILDGGMGTMIQSYKLEEQDYRGKRFADWPSDVKGNNDLLVITRPDVIGGIEKAYLDAGADILETNTFNATRISMADYGMEELAYELNVEGARLARKIADAKTAENPARPRFVAGVLGPTSRTCSLSPDVNNPGYRNVTFDELVENYTEATKGLIEGGADLILIETIFDTLNAKAAIFAVQGVFEELHIELPIMISGTITDASGRTLSGQTTEAFWNSVAHAKPISVGLNCALGASELRPYLEELSNKASTHVSAHPNAGLPNEFGEYDELPSQTAKVIEEFAQSGFLNIVGGCCGTTPGHIEAIANAVAGYAPRQIPDIPKACRLSGLEPFTIDRSSLFVNVGERTNITGSAKFARLIREDNYTEALEVALQQVEAGAQIIDINMDEGMLDSKKAMVTFLNLIAGEPDISRVPIMIDSSKWEVIEAGLKCIQGKGIVNSISMKEGVEQFIHHARLCKRYGAAVVVMAFDEAGQADTEARKKEICKRSYDILVNEVGFPPEDIIFDPNIFAVATGIEEHNNYAVDFINACAYIRDELPYALSSGGVSNVSFSFRGNNPVREAIHSVFLLYAIRAGLTMGIVNAGQLEIYDQIPVELRDAVEDVILNRTPDGTDALLAIADKYKGDGSVKEAETEEWRNWDVNKRLEHALVKGITTHIVEDTEESRQSFARPIEVIEGPLMSGMNIVGDLFGAGKMFLPQVVKSARVMKQAVAHLIPFIELEKGDKPEAKGKILMATVKGDVHDIGKNIVGVVLGCNGYDIVDLGVMVPAEKILQVAKEQKCDIIGLSGLITPSLDEMVHVAREMQRQDFHLPLMIGGATTSKAHTAVKIEPKYSNDAVVYVTDASRAVGVATQLLSKELKAGFVEKTRLEYIDVRERTSNRSARTERLSYAAAIAKKPQFDWASYQPVQPTFTGSKVLDNIDLKVLAEYIDWTPFFISWDLAGKFPRILEDEVVGEAATALYKDAREMLAKLIDEKLISARAVFGFWPANQVNEDDIELYDDNGKPLARLHHLRQQIIKTDGKPNFCLADFVAPKDSEVTDYVGGFITTAGIGAEEVAKAYQDAGDDYNSIMVKALADRLAEACAEWLHQQVRKEHWGYAKDETLDNDALIKEQYRGIRPAPGYPACPDHTEKAALFTLLDPEAAEMRAGRSGVFLTEHYAMFPAAAVSGWYFAHPQAQYFAVGKIDKDQVQSYTARKGQDLSVTERWLAPNLGYDS from the coding sequence ATGTCCGATCGCAGCGTCCGCCTTCAAGCTCTCAAGCAAGCCCTCAAAGAGCGCATCCTGATTCTCGACGGCGGGATGGGCACGATGATCCAGAGCTACAAGCTCGAAGAGCAGGATTATCGCGGCAAGCGCTTCGCCGACTGGCCGAGTGACGTCAAGGGCAACAACGACTTGCTGGTGATCACTCGTCCGGACGTGATCGGCGGCATCGAAAAAGCCTATCTGGACGCCGGCGCCGACATTCTCGAAACCAACACCTTCAACGCCACGCGCATTTCCATGGCCGATTACGGCATGGAAGAGCTGGCATACGAGTTAAACGTAGAAGGCGCACGTCTGGCGCGCAAGATTGCCGACGCCAAGACCGCCGAAAATCCGGCCAGGCCGCGCTTCGTCGCCGGTGTGCTCGGCCCGACCAGCCGCACCTGCTCGCTGTCGCCCGACGTCAACAACCCCGGCTACCGCAACGTGACCTTCGACGAGCTGGTAGAAAACTACACCGAAGCCACCAAGGGCCTGATCGAGGGCGGCGCCGACCTGATCCTGATCGAGACGATCTTCGACACCCTCAACGCCAAAGCGGCGATCTTCGCCGTGCAAGGTGTGTTCGAAGAACTGCATATCGAACTGCCGATCATGATTTCCGGCACGATCACCGACGCCTCCGGCCGCACCCTGTCCGGCCAGACCACCGAAGCGTTCTGGAACTCGGTGGCCCACGCCAAGCCGATTTCCGTGGGGCTGAACTGCGCCCTTGGTGCCAGCGAACTGCGCCCGTACCTGGAAGAGCTGTCGAACAAGGCCAGCACCCACGTTTCCGCGCACCCGAACGCCGGCCTGCCGAATGAATTCGGCGAGTATGACGAACTGCCATCGCAAACCGCCAAAGTCATCGAGGAGTTCGCCCAGAGCGGTTTCCTCAACATCGTCGGCGGCTGCTGCGGCACCACGCCGGGGCACATCGAAGCCATCGCGAACGCCGTGGCCGGTTATGCACCGCGACAGATTCCGGACATTCCCAAAGCCTGCCGCCTCTCGGGCCTCGAGCCGTTCACCATCGATCGCAGCTCGCTGTTCGTCAACGTCGGCGAGCGCACCAACATTACCGGTTCGGCAAAGTTCGCCCGGCTGATTCGTGAAGACAACTACACCGAAGCCCTCGAAGTCGCTCTGCAGCAGGTCGAGGCCGGCGCGCAGATCATCGACATCAACATGGACGAGGGCATGCTCGATTCGAAGAAGGCCATGGTCACCTTCCTCAATCTGATCGCCGGCGAACCGGACATCTCGCGTGTGCCGATCATGATCGACTCGTCGAAATGGGAAGTCATCGAAGCCGGCCTCAAGTGCATTCAGGGCAAGGGCATCGTCAACTCGATCAGCATGAAAGAAGGCGTCGAGCAGTTCATCCATCACGCCCGACTGTGCAAGCGCTACGGTGCTGCAGTGGTGGTGATGGCCTTCGACGAAGCCGGTCAGGCCGACACCGAAGCGCGCAAGAAAGAGATCTGCAAACGCTCCTACGACATTCTGGTCAATGAAGTCGGCTTCCCGCCGGAAGACATCATCTTCGACCCGAACATCTTCGCCGTCGCCACCGGCATCGAAGAGCACAACAACTACGCCGTCGACTTCATCAATGCCTGCGCCTACATCCGCGACGAGCTGCCGTATGCGCTGAGCTCCGGCGGTGTGTCCAACGTGTCGTTCTCGTTCCGTGGCAACAACCCGGTGCGTGAGGCGATTCACTCGGTGTTCCTGCTCTACGCGATCCGCGCCGGCCTGACCATGGGCATCGTCAACGCCGGTCAGCTGGAGATCTACGATCAGATCCCGGTGGAGCTGCGCGACGCTGTCGAGGACGTGATCCTCAACCGCACCCCGGACGGCACCGACGCCCTCCTCGCCATTGCCGACAAGTACAAGGGCGACGGCAGCGTCAAGGAAGCCGAGACCGAAGAGTGGCGCAACTGGGACGTCAACAAGCGTCTGGAACACGCGCTGGTCAAGGGCATCACCACGCACATCGTCGAAGACACCGAAGAGTCCCGACAGTCGTTTGCGCGGCCGATCGAAGTGATCGAAGGCCCGTTGATGTCCGGCATGAACATCGTCGGCGACCTGTTCGGCGCCGGCAAAATGTTCCTCCCGCAAGTGGTCAAATCCGCCCGCGTCATGAAGCAGGCCGTGGCCCACTTGATTCCGTTCATCGAACTGGAAAAAGGCGACAAACCGGAAGCCAAGGGCAAGATCCTCATGGCCACGGTGAAAGGCGATGTGCACGACATCGGCAAGAACATCGTTGGCGTGGTGCTCGGCTGCAACGGCTATGACATCGTCGACCTCGGCGTGATGGTTCCGGCCGAGAAGATCCTGCAGGTCGCCAAGGAACAGAAATGCGACATCATCGGCCTCTCCGGCCTGATCACCCCGTCGCTGGATGAAATGGTCCACGTCGCCCGCGAAATGCAGCGTCAGGATTTCCATCTGCCGCTGATGATCGGTGGCGCGACCACCTCCAAGGCGCACACGGCGGTGAAGATCGAGCCGAAGTACAGCAACGATGCCGTGGTCTATGTGACCGACGCCTCGCGCGCCGTGGGTGTGGCGACGCAGTTGCTGTCCAAGGAATTGAAAGCCGGTTTCGTCGAGAAAACCCGTCTGGAATACATCGACGTGCGCGAGCGCACGTCCAATCGCAGCGCCCGCACCGAACGCCTGAGCTATGCCGCCGCGATCGCCAAGAAGCCACAATTCGACTGGGCCAGCTATCAGCCAGTGCAACCGACCTTCACCGGCAGCAAGGTGCTCGACAATATCGATTTGAAGGTGCTGGCCGAATACATCGACTGGACACCGTTTTTCATCTCCTGGGACCTGGCCGGCAAATTCCCGCGCATCCTCGAGGACGAAGTGGTCGGTGAAGCCGCCACCGCGCTGTACAAGGACGCCCGGGAAATGCTCGCCAAGCTGATCGACGAAAAGCTGATCAGCGCCCGCGCGGTATTCGGTTTCTGGCCGGCCAATCAGGTCAACGAAGACGATATCGAGCTGTACGACGATAACGGCAAGCCGTTGGCCAGGCTGCATCACCTGCGTCAGCAGATCATCAAGACCGACGGCAAACCGAACTTCTGCCTCGCCGACTTCGTTGCGCCGAAGGACAGCGAAGTCACCGATTACGTCGGCGGTTTCATTACCACTGCCGGCATCGGCGCCGAAGAAGTGGCCAAGGCCTATCAGGACGCTGGCGACGACTACAACTCGATCATGGTCAAGGCCCTCGCCGACCGCTTGGCCGAGGCCTGCGCGGAATGGCTGCACCAGCAAGTGCGCAAAGAGCACTGGGGTTATGCCAAGGACGAAACCCTCGATAACGATGCGCTGATCAAAGAGCAATACCGTGGCATCCGCCCCGCTCCCGGCTACCCGGCCTGCCCGGATCACACCGAGAAAGCCGCGCTGTTCACCCTGCTGGACCCGGAAGCGGCCGAAATGCGTGCCGGGCGCAGCGGCGTGTTCCTCACCGAGCACTACGCGATGTTCCCCGCTGCTGCAGTCAGTGGCTGGTACTTTGCCCATCCGCAGGCGCAGTACTTTGCCGTGGGCAAGATCGACAAGGACCAGGTGCAGAGCTACACCGCGCGCAAAGGCCAGGACCTGAGCGTGACCGAGCGCTGGCTGGCGCCGAATCTGGGTTACGACAGCTGA
- a CDS encoding fatty acid cis/trans isomerase — translation MPYRVISLLLLVLSGSVAAQDPAMPPSISYSRDIQPIFTEKCVACHACYDSACQLNLGSGEGAARGASKMPVYDGERTQAAPTTRLFYDAFGKRAWQQKDFYSVLDAQGSQAALMARMLELGHKTPLTPNARLPEDIVLGLNRNNLCAMPGEFDAYAGAHPKEGMPLAVTGLTDQQYQTLQRWLASGAPIDEQSLAPSAKEAMQIAQWENLLNAPGARQSLVGRWLFEHWYLAHIYFKDGEPGHYFQWVRSRTPSGQPIDLIATRRPNDDPGTRVYYRLWPVQGVIVHKTHITYPLSAAKMARIKSLFYNGNWQVNALPGYGPQSRANPFATFEAIPAQARYQFMLDNAEYFVRTFIRGPVCRGQIATDVIRDNFWALFQAPEHDLYITDPNYRGQATPLLAMPGQNDDVGSVLSLWRDYRDKRNEYEALRRDSYADLPAPSWSTLWAGNDNALLSIFRHFDSASVTKGLIGEVPQTMWLFDYPLLERTYYQLAVNFDVFGNVSHQAQTRLYFDLIRNGAEQNFLRLMPADSREDYLNDWYQDGGQFKMWLDYEAIDDDKPTALKLDEKDPKRDFALQLLTRYGDLNARPDPINRCDGAYCSRPNIDPALQNAEQALSRLASRPAAGLKVIDQLPEATMLRVETASGKREVYSLLRNRAHSNVAFLLGESRRYQPGLDTLTIYPGVLTSYPNFMFNVPAAQVPAFVDAMENARDANRFEKIVERWGIRRSHPQFWEYFHDLSQYIHETDPVEEGVLDMNRYENL, via the coding sequence ATGCCGTACCGCGTCATCAGTTTATTGTTGCTGGTCCTGAGCGGGAGCGTCGCGGCGCAAGATCCCGCGATGCCGCCTTCGATTTCCTACAGCAGGGACATCCAACCGATCTTCACCGAGAAGTGCGTGGCCTGCCATGCCTGTTACGACTCGGCGTGCCAGCTCAATCTGGGCAGTGGCGAAGGCGCCGCCCGCGGCGCGAGCAAGATGCCGGTGTACGACGGCGAACGCACCCAGGCCGCACCGACAACGCGACTGTTCTATGACGCCTTCGGCAAGCGCGCCTGGCAGCAGAAAGACTTCTATTCGGTGCTCGACGCCCAGGGCAGTCAGGCCGCGCTGATGGCGCGCATGCTCGAACTCGGCCACAAGACCCCGCTGACGCCGAACGCCAGGCTGCCCGAAGACATCGTCCTGGGGCTGAACCGCAACAATCTCTGCGCGATGCCTGGCGAATTCGACGCTTATGCCGGGGCGCACCCGAAAGAAGGCATGCCGCTGGCCGTCACCGGCCTGACCGATCAGCAGTACCAGACCTTGCAGCGCTGGCTGGCGTCTGGCGCACCGATCGACGAGCAGAGCCTGGCGCCGAGCGCGAAAGAAGCGATGCAGATCGCCCAATGGGAAAACCTGCTTAACGCCCCCGGTGCCCGGCAAAGTCTGGTCGGGCGCTGGCTGTTCGAGCACTGGTACCTGGCGCACATCTATTTCAAGGATGGCGAGCCGGGGCATTATTTCCAGTGGGTGCGTTCGCGCACGCCGAGTGGGCAGCCGATCGACCTGATCGCCACTCGCCGCCCCAACGACGACCCGGGCACGCGGGTGTATTACCGCTTGTGGCCGGTGCAGGGGGTGATCGTGCACAAGACGCACATCACGTATCCGCTGAGCGCGGCGAAAATGGCCCGGATCAAAAGCCTGTTCTACAACGGTAACTGGCAGGTCAACGCGCTGCCGGGCTACGGGCCACAGAGCCGCGCCAATCCGTTCGCCACGTTCGAAGCGATTCCAGCCCAGGCGCGCTATCAGTTCATGCTCGATAACGCCGAATACTTCGTCCGTACTTTCATTCGCGGGCCGGTGTGCCGTGGGCAGATCGCGACCGATGTGATCCGCGACAACTTCTGGGCGCTGTTCCAGGCGCCGGAGCATGACCTCTATATCACCGACCCGAACTACCGCGGCCAGGCCACGCCGCTGCTGGCGATGCCGGGGCAGAACGACGACGTCGGCAGCGTGCTGAGCCTGTGGCGCGACTACCGCGACAAGCGCAACGAATACGAAGCCCTGCGCCGCGACAGCTACGCCGATCTGCCGGCGCCGAGCTGGTCGACGCTGTGGGCCGGCAACGACAACGCCCTGTTGAGCATCTTCCGCCACTTTGACAGCGCCTCGGTAACCAAGGGTTTGATCGGCGAGGTGCCGCAGACGATGTGGCTGTTCGACTATCCGCTGCTGGAGCGCACCTATTACCAGCTCGCGGTCAATTTCGACGTGTTCGGCAACGTCTCCCATCAAGCGCAGACCCGCCTGTATTTCGACCTGATCCGCAACGGTGCCGAGCAGAATTTTCTGCGCCTGATGCCCGCCGACTCTCGCGAGGACTACCTCAATGATTGGTACCAGGATGGCGGCCAGTTCAAGATGTGGCTCGATTATGAGGCGATCGACGACGACAAACCGACTGCGCTGAAACTCGACGAAAAAGATCCGAAACGTGATTTCGCCTTGCAGTTGCTGACGCGCTACGGCGATCTGAATGCGCGGCCGGATCCGATCAACCGCTGCGACGGTGCTTATTGCTCACGGCCAAATATCGATCCGGCGTTGCAGAACGCAGAGCAGGCCTTGAGCCGTCTGGCCTCGCGCCCGGCAGCCGGGCTGAAAGTCATCGATCAGTTGCCCGAAGCGACCATGCTGCGTGTTGAGACGGCCAGCGGCAAGCGCGAGGTCTACAGCCTGCTACGCAACCGGGCACACAGCAACGTGGCGTTTTTGCTCGGTGAGTCGCGACGCTATCAGCCAGGGCTCGACACCCTGACGATCTATCCCGGCGTACTCACCAGTTACCCGAACTTCATGTTCAATGTGCCGGCCGCGCAGGTTCCAGCATTTGTCGATGCCATGGA